Part of the Chanos chanos chromosome 5, fChaCha1.1, whole genome shotgun sequence genome, ATCACCCTACCGTCTCTACAATGTTCGCTTCGTCgaatatcagtgtgtgacagaaaatTAAAAGTAATGACAAACTGCAGAAAGTAATATTCTtagaacattttcaaacactaCGCACAAGCCAATTCATTAAGTGAGCAATTGTTAGATATGTATGTTGAAGTAATGGTAAATGTCTAACGGAACGTTCATATGTACAATTTAAAAGTGTAGTCGTTCAGTGTTTTCTCATGCAGATGGACTGTGAGGCTTTGAAGCCCTGAATACACTGCTTGTGGTCCCTGTTCTCTGTCATGCTAATTTCCTATGTAAACATACACAGTGGTTTGTAGATTCTCCAGTTGTACCCTTTTCCTGTGTCATGCATTATTAGGCTTTTCATATTAATAACTGGTCCTAAAGTTTTTCAATATTCTCTGATAAGCCAAATGTGATTCATATCAGAGGAAGGAGCTTCAAGGGATTATGCTGTAAATCATCATAAACTATATTCATACATTGTGGAGAATTTATATTCTCTGACAGATATGTAATCTGTTTTAACACTTAAGGGGAGTATTTATCAAGTAATGCCCTATTAATCGTCATTCTGTGAAAATGTGGATCTGTCAAGTCAGCAGAGCCACGAGCCTTTTTCCTATAGGGAAATCATGAGCTTTGACCACATCTTCATATATATCATCTTAATCAGAATGTGTTCATCCCACACTTAGTGCTGTCTACAGAAGGCACATAGATTAAAAATGATAACTATCTAGGTCTAGGGAACTAGACCATAATCTTTTAAAATGGAGATTAAAAACTGTAACTGTCTAGGAGTAGGAAATATCACAGGGTAATAGCTTTAATAACTCTCTTGAGTAGCTTCAGGTCATTTGCACAGCACTATTTATGCTCTCATCAGTGTGTAATCTGTTCAGAAATTTGTACCAGAATATCTAAACCACAAATAGGTCTGTCTTTCAATTTGGTAAACTCAGCTGTTtgttacaaaaggaaaaaacattacacaaactgtttcatctctctctcactcattatctaagcctcTTATCGTAAATAGGGTTGcgagggggtgctggagcctatcccagtgctcataggacgaaaggcagggaaacacggggaaacaccctggacaggtcgccagtccatcgcagggcagacacacagacaaacacactcacacacacatttatattcatacctaggggcaatttagtatctccaatttgcctaacctgcatgtctttggactgtgggaggaaacccacgcagacacagggagaacatgcaaactccacacagaaaggactctgcCGCCAAGCTGGGAATCGGACCGGAGACCTTCTTGCAGCGCCGCCCCAGACCGTTTCTGTTTCATATTCCATTCTATTACAAATACTTTATGTATAAGCACTTGACCATAGGCATAAAGGTGTTTAGAAAAACAGACCAGGCAGATATTGTGCAAAactattttatttacaaaactAAATGGCACAAATGTGACAgtaaatgcacatgcacacttcAGAATAGGTTATTTGAGTGAGCTGCCCATTTACAAAACCTAAATGATACTGGagtgagtacacacactctTGACCAGTATCACCATGAGTTTCCCCAAGGCAAATTATGGCTAACAGTGTTAAGGCCATCTTCTCAAATTCACAGGCGACAACAGCCTTTTCACTTGAGAAACCAGGGATCAATTCCAGTATTTTCGAAATAAGTTTCCTCTCCTTGCAACCCATGCCGTCTCAGAGTAGATCCTCAAGACTGCATAGGCCTGAGCAAACCAGatggaccccccccccatcccattTTACTTAAGAAGATCATGCTCTTAGTGAGAGCAGTGCTGGTGAAGGACAGGAAACAAAGGGAGTGGAGGTGTTTTGGAATAGGGCAAGCATCACAAGTGTGACGACCAGCTGGAACTGGCCTGAGGTTCAAGGCCTGCACTTTAAATGCATACTAACAGTGGACACAGTTTTTGACAAAGAGGAATAAGAGGAGAACATGGTTATCAATAAGGACTAGGTCAAACCATTCGAGCATAGAACGTCGCAATCCAAAAGAAGCTTTGGGtggttgagaaagagagagtaaaagaattGGTAAAACACTAAAAAGTGAAGCATCTCCACTCAAACGGGGAGCAGACATAACTCCAACAACTTCATAACGCCACCATTTACTACAGTACTTCTTAACCTTTGAACACACATTGCAAAGATATTCTTTTCCACAGTCAATCTGTCTCATCCCATGCATCAACAAAAGGCATCTTCCATACAGCACAGGTTAGCAGGTCTCCTCATGTTCAtccaaacagtttgttttttactttcttcAGAGCACTTATACAAGCAAGGTAAGTTAAGGGTGAACTGGGGGGGGAAAGGGGGAAAGGCGAGCAGAAAGTGGGGCAGAAGTAGAGAAgtgggaagggaaaaaaagcaggaatGGTAAGAGGGTAGAATATGTCTTGAGAATTTGTCACTTTCATCAACCAGCCAGCTTGCTGGCCACTAAAGAGGGTTTCCTTTGGGGCAGGTCCTGGGGAGTGGGAATATGGTCTCCAGTGATATCTGTTTTTTCTGCAGCAGCTGTCGGAAGTTGCTTGTTCTTCATCTTGGCTTTGGCCATATTATAGTCTCCCGAGTCAAAGTACTTTTGctgcagagagagtgaagttACACAGTCCTGATCAACATTTGCAGGCGTACAGTATAAACAATGCTTTTGATTTCAAATTCAATACTTTGCACTATACAACCTGGTAAACCATTTAAAAGTGCAATTTGTAAAAACCAGAAATGGAATATGTATAGACTATGCAGATATAGTTCTAAGACCAATGGTTGAAGATGGGTTAAGACTTACACCCTTCTGCAGTCGTTTCCTTAACAAATCTGAACCTCCAGGCTTATTTCCAAGGTGGGGGTAGCGTGCTTTAAGCTTGGCCTCCTCTGCTTTCTCAGGACTCACGACCCGATCCTCCATTTCCTACATCAAGGGTGAAGAAGTAGGATAATGTCATCTCACATCACAGTCACGTTGCTTACAACAGATACGACAATACTGGTGGCTTCTTTCCAGCAGTATGTATTATACTATCTAACTACTCGGCTTTGCCCCTTGTATACCCACATGCTTTCTATTTACCGTAAAGTGATTTCAGCGTTATAAAACATGCCTAAAATGAGTTGTTGAAAGTACCTATATTCATTTACGTTCACTGTACAACTCGTAAACAGATTATGAGTCCAAAAGGCAAAATAAATTTTATAAGAcgctttggtctttttttgcTACTTGTCAAGCTAACGCTGACTTGACATGTTCACATAAATGGCCTAACTGCCAGTATATAATGCGAAACCTCCGTTATGTTCTCAGATCAATCTGGAATTGTTTTGACATTATCATCTCTATCTTTTTATTCAGCCATCCTCAAACTATGGCTTTATCAAATTCGTGACCATCCTTTATTCGGAGACGTTGGCTCTAATTGGCTAGTTAGCTAAATAGCTAGCCATAGCTGTCTTACTGAAATAACTTCACTTTAAACTTTGCCCAAATAATTTAGTCTGTACCTGTAGCTCTTCGGTGGTTGCctcctctatttctctgttACCTTCAATTTCATTAGccatgattaaaaatgaatttaactgAACCAAAACACCTCCCACTTCTCTCCCCAAACGTTCCTCGATGGGCTAATAACCCCGCTTTTAAAAGCAGTCTTCTTCTTTTAGTGGAATCCACAATTGTTGACTCGCTATTGCCACCTGCCGAATTGGAGTTTGAATaaattttcagtttcagtgaatTCCGTAATTTTCATTCCAGCCCTCGTTTGAAAACATTTCGGAGttagaagacacacacacacacacacacacacacacacacacacacacacacacacacacacacactatctatctatctatctatctatctatctatctatctatctatctatctatctatctatctaagatagatagataatgtatagtcaaaatgtatttatgtgtatatattaaaGTCTCAcctatttaaatataaatacttattaaaacaaatatgtttataaataattaggaaatattattattgttgacATTATTATTTATAGCAGTTGCTGTAGTACTAGTAGAAGTATATGTGTTTTTTACACATGGCTTAGTGTGGTACTACAACGGAGTATGAGGGCCGCAtcgaggtgaaaaaaaaaattctgagatctcgagaataaggttgtaatattacgagaatgaagtcataataTTGCGGGAATAAGGTCGTAATTTTCCTCAGCGTGTTATTTtatagaggggaaatatcagaagagcagcttACGCCTGCGTTAatatgaggaacgtggagcatctagTGAAGTTATACTaaagtataggtttcacaaataacgaaaaaaaaatattttggaacatcagcaccacataTTACTGACAGTATATTTTCctgaaaattatgtttttttcctcaaaattttacaattttattctcgtaatattgtGACTTTactctcgtaatattacgaccttattctcgataTCTCAGATTCCCCCACCCCTTCAATGTGGTCCTAATACTCTGTCGTATATtcctgagaagacaaaaaagtttctgaaaaaagcccgttgttgtttctgtttccGTTATGTTGGATGTAGCCTATTCAATAACACCAAAAATAGAATTGTCGAccgaacattttttaaaatgtgaatgggGGAACGCAGAGTCTACTCAGGTCTTTACCATTAGAGAGCACTGTGACAAACAGCCTGAGTAACTGCGACCTGTTCTAAAACAGAAACCAACTGTCAGCTCGTGGGTGTTTTTCTAGCAGCTGACTGCACAGTGAGGACTAAGAACTTAACAACGGTGAGTTAACTTGCGACATCCCGTTCTCGTTCACACTGACCCTATCACcagtgtaaaaaacaaaaacaatatgcGAATGTTAATTTTCACACAAAGAGCTCAATAACTCGTGTTTATACTTGTGATGACTGGCAGTCTGTGATTTGTAGTCACGCCTTTACTTTGTTCCGCATTGCATTCAGCTGAAGTGGCTGAGCTCATGGCACTCGTTTTCTTTGATTTGGAAACCACGGGTCTCGGTAAGTAACCACTGAATAAAAGTTTTAATaatatcaaaatacatgtgtttCTTCTGTAAACTGAGCTTCCTGTTAAGTTTGTTGCAAATTTATGTTTGCACTAAGTGTTGAGAACACATGTTGACTCTCTCCAGATGTGTTCATAACACCCTAGATTTGTATAGTGACCAGCAAGACCTTGCAACAAAATCATTAGAGCACACATCTGCTGCATATCAGCATAGCACTGTGAACACCAGAGGTGTGAGCAGATTTCACGTTGACTGTGTCTGCTTCCATAGCACAGCCTTAAAGTCAGCACTTACATGACCTAACTTGACTGcatgtttcatttcaggatctttttttagtatttgataactgttttttttttttttaaataacaggaCGCTCGTGTGAGATTGTCCAGCTGGCGGCAGTGAGTGGCCATCATGCCCTAAACCTTTATGTGGTTCCTCGCTGCAGGATAGAGCCCAATGCTAGCAAAATAACAGGTTTCACAGTAAAGCAAAATCGTCTCTTTCTCCACGGCAAGCCCGTGTCTACCATCTCCCTCCGAGAGGTGCTGATGCGTTTCATCGACTTCATCCGCATGCTGTGCCGCCCGTTACTCATGGGCCACAACATCAAACGGTTTGACTGTCCGGTACTGGCCCGAGCGCTTGACGAGTTTCATTTGAGGGATGAGTTTCAGTCTGTGGTAGGTGGGTTCGTGGACACTCTCCCACTTGCACGTCAGCTTCTTAAAGACAATGGCCTAAAGAGTTTTAGCCAGGAGAACTTGGTAAAGGAAGCTCTTGGCACTTCCTATGCAGCCCATAACGCTTTAGAAGATGTCAAGGCGTTGCAGAAACTCTATAGTGCCCTTAAACCTACAGCCAATGAGATTAGGCGGCACATCTTCACCATGGACATCATAGGGATCCCTCTGCAGAAAGTTCGACCTGCAAAGAAGGAGCCCACAAAGTTCCTGGATGAGCAGATCTTTCCTGAGCATTTTAGTAAACCTGTGAATGTGAACTGTCATTCAGGCAGTTCAGCCAGTGGATTGGTGTGCGGAAAATATGCTCTATGGTTTTTGCCTGTTTTAGGAATTTTTGTAATAATGATATATTTGCAAAAATTTTAATCATGCCTTCTTGTTACTGCTAGACCTTTAACTGGAACCAAGAATTGACAACCCATCACTCTTGTCCTGGCTCACTTGCATTGGTCACCAGTGAAAtacagaattgattttaaaatatttctgtttgtttttaaaggccTCAATGGATTAGCTCCACAGTACATCACTGATCTGCTGATTCCATATTCTGCCCCTAGATCTCTTAGGTCATCCTCACAACAGCTCCTCTCAGTTCCCCACTCACACCTCAAAACcatactggcggtgcgaatgcaaacagaaaaaagccctagaacatatgtagttctaggggaagctccccagggggtagttcctatcaaattagaccctagaactgttcggtccgaaagcgcctcaTAGGTGACCAGGCTTTTTCTGTTGCTGCCCCCCTGGCTCTGGAATAGTCTCCCATACCACATTAAGTCCTGTTCTACCACTGaccattttaaatttaaagactcacctttttttcttgcttCTAGTTCAGTCTGAGGTTGCCCTGAGGTTTTTGTCAAGTCCGCTCTTAAATTTTAACGTCGCTTTACTgtgttttaatcttttcttggttttacttcagtttcttttaatttcttttattttattactttgattttgattattatcattttagttgtttttatgtatttttcatttttgtcttgcCTGATTCTGATtttatcttttctctgttttatgtatttatctgCCTTTCCTTGGtcatttagtttttgttttctatctggTATTTCCTTCTGCTTTTATTTTACGTGTTCTCACTTCAGCTGGAAAGCACTTTAGGCCAACTCCTGGTGTTTTTAAACGTGCTATATGAATAAAGGTGACTTGACttgcatgcattttttttttttagtcattgtttttaatcagtgtcaTTTGATGCttgatttaattgttttaatcaTGTGGAGTCAGTTCAGGCTCTGCACTCAAGCATGTTTTAattatgtatttctgtataatGTGTCTTTGAGAGATGGAATCTGTGTGTTACTGGACTTTAAATGACAGTGAggactgatgaaaaaaaacaggacagatgTAACCAAGCAGTTGTTTATTTGGGTTTAAATGCGCAATATCTCTTTACAGACTCATGCTGGAGTATAAGATGCCAGATCATGCTTTTGGTACCAGTATATGAGAAATGCTCACAGTCTTGAAAATCAAATCCAGATCCTCAGAGCTTTTTCACAAAACAGGATAACTGAACCATTAAAATACGTCACATTTACAGTTATTCATTCAGCaaacgcttttatccaaagcaaatTCTGAGAGAGGCAGAACACAAACCAAGTATGTAGTCACCAGTCAAATCATTTGAACAAACAAGTAAAGGACAGTGACATATCTTTAAACAATAATTAGAAATCCATCTTATCTGTTCTTTATTTAGGGTGGAGAGATTATATTCCTTATACCTTGTTATACCCTGTACATCTTTCAGCCCATTCAGTTACCCTAACGTACCCCAAACCTGTGCTTTGTTCAGTAGCCTCAATGTTCAAAgtatacaataaataaaatcaggATGATTGTTGACAGCATATTCCCTCATTTTTAATGTACTATTCAAATGTTAGTGCAAAACTCTTTTGTGCAAACACTGGTCTTTAGAGTAGTATAGCTAGTTAAATTAAGGAGGAAATAAAGCCAGTAACAAGTAAATAAACTATTGTTCGGCGTACTGGcttcttctttcttcatctTCAAGTCATGTCATTGGCAGTTAAGTATAAAGAACCACTAAAAACTTGTAACTTGCACAAAACTGTTGGGGTCCTTGAAGGTCTGTTTCACTCAAGAAGCATTGCCGTTAAGACTTGTTTCATCCCACTTTTTCTGATCTTGTAAATACTAATTATTTACATTAGAAAAGTGTCATTGTGTAAGGTGAATGTAACAGATCCTTCCTGGAGTTGTTCAACCTGTCTCTATACATGGCATGAGTTTTTAAGAACTGAGTGCACAGGCTCAAGTCAGCAGAAGTGGAGATGCAGTCAGCACGTTTCTCTCACGACCAATCTTAGTGCAAATACCCGATAACCAAAAGACGAAACCACCTCCACACTTAGCCTGGTACAATGTCAAAGTGATATTAAATGCACACGTGCAATGCATCTACATATTCTCAAATTATGActatatatgtttaaaaataagaaacacaAATGCGTGTTAGTTCAATTAAAAGTTTTTTGAAGACATGCACAACTACTTTATCATTAATGGTACTCTCCTAGCTAAAAAGAATATTAAAattggtttttttctctttttgataaAGAAACATAGAGTTTTGTTGGCCATAAAATACACTAGAAAAATTAAACTAGGGATGGACTTGTGTCTTGCTCAACCAGTTTCCAGGAACGCTTtcatagtgtgtgtattttcttttcatattgcACTGCAATAGCCTTTTTAAAGTGATCATACCCCAAACAACTAATCAATGCTGACACTGTATGCTAACGCAgtacatgctttgaattccttagATATAGCAATGCAATGTTCTAATCAGACCGGATGGCATGCAGCAGATGACAGAATGCTcattacaaccataagagacttgAGGCTTGACTTGAACTTGTgaccaaagacttgagacttcAATTGGACTTGCCCctcaaagacttgagacttgacttggactctaCCTCAAAGTAAAGACTTGAGACTTAGATGTgcaaaaaatgacttgtgagcATCTCTGCCAATTTCAGTGATTATGTGGGATATTTTACACCTTacagtacacagagagagagaatcaacaTTAAAATAATCTCTGTTTCATCAGACATCATTTAGTCTAGCACCTCAACCAAAGAAACAAGGAAATGACCAAGGGAAAACAACATAACTCAACATAACATATATGTctcaaatatgtgtgtatgtgtatgcgcatgtgtatttgtgtgtgtgtgtgtgtactgtaggtGTTCATCTGTCCTTAAATGTATCATTAAATTTCACAATGGACAACAGTTGAATAAAATCAGCAATACAATAACGATAGAGTTAGGGTCAGTGATCTATCTCTGATCTATGCAGCAAAGTTAGGGTGTTTACTCCTACGGAGCCTGTGCGGCTGAGATGAAGGTAAACAAACCTAAAGGATATTTCAGGCTAGAGGAGACAGCAGGCCCGGAACATTGTCATTCCGGATGGTGAGGTCACATGCAAAGAGACGCTCTCATTGGCCGAGATGAAGAGGACGGACCCTCGTCTGAGGGTTatgtcagagagagcagctgtaGAGGTAGCAGATGCTTCACCATGGACCACCAGCAGAATGCTGGCACAGTCTAATGGACTAACAGTGTACTGCTTAACTGAGGAGGGCacctgaacagagagagagagagtatgtccAGAAAAATAAACACCCATCCTTATATCTGCATCTGCAACTGCATGTCACCTGTGTTATACATATAGATTTAAGACTTAAGTCCTGCAGAGGTGAGGAGAATATTCATAAATCAAAATGTTGGACCTTAAacataattagaaaaaaaatattacgcATGTTCTTTTTTGCCTGTCAGTAGCACATTTGATTCATTAAATTATGATCCGAGCGGTCGGTTAACAAGACAATAGCCGCGCTTGGAAATGGCCATGATTTTCATGATTTTGCCTGATCTGTATTGTTATTAACAATCCCAGACTGTTTTGAAATGCCTAATTGTGTACTTGAGCCATTTGTAGCCCGAACTCTGTAGTCCTTTCCAGTAACGTTTAAACCGAGAGCTTGCAAATTTACAAAACCAaattcaaataacaaaattCAAACTGAGTGAGGGAAGCATTGTTATGGAGGTAACAATGTTAAAACATAAGAAACACTGTTATGAGGGTCTGCAAACTCCGTGAGCTAAATTTTACTTACTTGTATTCTCATGACTGTAAAGTCAGGTATAGGAGGgtcatacagatacacacagggGTCTGAGGAGTCCTGTACGCAGGGGAAGATTTTGGAACT contains:
- the arpp19b gene encoding cAMP-regulated phosphoprotein 19b, whose protein sequence is MANEIEGNREIEEATTEELQEMEDRVVSPEKAEEAKLKARYPHLGNKPGGSDLLRKRLQKGQKYFDSGDYNMAKAKMKNKQLPTAAAEKTDITGDHIPTPQDLPQRKPSLVASKLAG
- the plex9.2 gene encoding three prime repair exonuclease 4, with the translated sequence MALVFFDLETTGLGRSCEIVQLAAVSGHHALNLYVVPRCRIEPNASKITGFTVKQNRLFLHGKPVSTISLREVLMRFIDFIRMLCRPLLMGHNIKRFDCPVLARALDEFHLRDEFQSVVGGFVDTLPLARQLLKDNGLKSFSQENLVKEALGTSYAAHNALEDVKALQKLYSALKPTANEIRRHIFTMDIIGIPLQKVRPAKKEPTKFLDEQIFPEHFSKPVNVNCHSGSSASGLLESTLGQLLVFLNVLYE